The DNA sequence AGTACGCACCGGGGGCACGGGCATTGTATTGCCAAGGGCGCGGATTTGAAGCGTATGATGGCTGAGCTTTATGGGCGGGAGACGGGGTATTGCAAGGGCAAAGGGGGGTCGATGCATATTGCCGATTTTAGCATTGGGATGCTTGGTGCTAATGGCATTGTCGCAGGTGGCATACCGATTGTTACGGGTGCTGGCCTGGCCGCGCAGCTCGAGGGCAAGGGTCGCGTTGCGGTCTCGTTTTTTGGCGATGGGGCGTCAAATGCAGGTCCGTTTCACGAGTCGATCAATATCGCTGCGGCGTGGAAGTTGCCTATGATCTATGTTTGCGAGAACAATCTTTACGCGGCGAGCACCCCGGCGGCGAGTACGCTGGCGCATAGCGATGTTGCCGCGCGTGCCGCGGGGTACGATATCCCGGGCGTGGTTGTCGATGGGAATGATGTGATGGCGGTTTATGACGCGGCTCAGGAGGCTGTTGCCCGCGCGCGCAAGGGCGAGGGTCCCTCGCTGATCGAGTGTAAGACTTATCGCTGGCGAGGGCATACGGAGAGGGTTGGCGCGGCTGATCCAAGGCCGCAGAGCGAACTCCGCGCATGGAAGGATAGAGATCCCATTGAGCGATTTGTCGCGGGTCTGATGGATCAGGGTTGTATTACCCAGGAGGCGTGGCAAGAGATGGATGGTGAAATTCTCGCGGAGGTTGAAGCGTCGGTGCAATTTTCCAAAGAGAGTCCATTTCCAGATTTAGAAGCTGCCGTCGAAGATGTTTTTGCCGAGTGAGTCGAGGATAATACGATGAGAAAAATCTCTTATGCACA is a window from the Gemmatimonadota bacterium genome containing:
- a CDS encoding thiamine pyrophosphate-dependent dehydrogenase E1 component subunit alpha; the protein is MALTQEKQLEMLRIMQTIRRFEERASDDYRAGDIYGVVHCYIGEEAVATGVCAALNPDDQIISTHRGHGHCIAKGADLKRMMAELYGRETGYCKGKGGSMHIADFSIGMLGANGIVAGGIPIVTGAGLAAQLEGKGRVAVSFFGDGASNAGPFHESINIAAAWKLPMIYVCENNLYAASTPAASTLAHSDVAARAAGYDIPGVVVDGNDVMAVYDAAQEAVARARKGEGPSLIECKTYRWRGHTERVGAADPRPQSELRAWKDRDPIERFVAGLMDQGCITQEAWQEMDGEILAEVEASVQFSKESPFPDLEAAVEDVFAE